One part of the Actinomyces howellii genome encodes these proteins:
- a CDS encoding L-ribulose-5-phosphate 4-epimerase — protein MAAPTTPIILSELDEDIQRAVSAARERVAALHAELPRWGLVVWTAGNVSERVVVDRGAGPEPTDLFVIKPSGVSYDELEADTMVVCTLAGDKIDDGTPAALTPSSDTAAHAYVYRHMERVGGVVHTHSTYATAWAARRQPIPCALTMMADEFGGDIPVGPLALIGDDSIGRGIVETLAHSPSPAVLMANHGPFTIGPDARSAVKAAAMCEEVARTMHVALQLGEAVPLPTEVVARLHDRYQNVYGQH, from the coding sequence GTGGCCGCCCCCACCACCCCGATCATCCTGTCCGAGCTCGACGAGGACATCCAGCGGGCCGTGTCCGCCGCCCGCGAGCGGGTCGCCGCCCTCCACGCCGAGCTGCCCCGCTGGGGCCTGGTCGTGTGGACGGCGGGCAACGTCTCGGAGCGCGTCGTCGTGGACCGCGGCGCCGGGCCCGAGCCGACCGACCTGTTCGTCATCAAGCCCTCCGGGGTGTCCTACGACGAGCTCGAGGCTGACACGATGGTCGTGTGCACCCTGGCGGGGGACAAGATCGATGACGGCACCCCGGCCGCCCTCACCCCCTCCTCCGACACCGCCGCCCACGCCTACGTCTACCGGCACATGGAGCGGGTGGGCGGTGTCGTGCACACCCACTCCACCTACGCCACGGCCTGGGCCGCCCGCCGCCAGCCGATCCCCTGCGCCCTGACCATGATGGCCGACGAGTTCGGCGGGGACATCCCGGTGGGCCCCCTGGCGCTCATCGGTGACGACTCGATCGGCAGGGGCATCGTCGAGACCCTGGCCCACTCCCCGTCCCCGGCCGTCCTCATGGCCAACCACGGCCCGTTCACCATCGGCCCGGACGCCCGCTCGGCGGTCAAGGCGGCGGCCATGTGCGAGGAGGTCGCACGCACGATGCACGTCGCCCTCCAGCTCGGCGAGGCCGTCCCCCTGCCGACAGAGGTCGTCGCCCGCCTCCACGACCGCTACCAGAACGTCTACGGCCAGCACTGA
- a CDS encoding xylulokinase, which translates to MTTAPLDPASTVLGIELGSTRIKAVLIDGECAVVATGGFEWTNELVDGVWSYSMEAVRDGLREAVADLAADLERRGGGTLATVAALGVSGMMHGYLPLDAEGGLLTPFRTWRNTFTQDSAAELTRLLGLNIPQRWSVAHLHHAVTRGEEHVARIARLTTLSGYVHHLLTGRHVLGVGEAAGMFPIGADNRSFDPELLRAFDEAVEAPWSLADILPQVAVAGEDAGVLTAEGAALLDPSGALRPGIPLCPPEGDAGTGMVATGAVAPRTGNVSLGTSAFAMVVLEEPIRSLHEEVDLVATPAGAPVVMAHSNNCTSDLNAWVSLFSELAAAVGSQVDRDALFEVLLGAAADGETGPGGVLAYNFVSGEHLFSLPEGRPMLVRRPEGGLTLANLMRAHLFAAFASMSHGLKVLRRTESVPIDSMVAHGGLLRTPEVPQRVLAAAFAAPVSVGASASQGGAWGMALLAAFMLRGGDRSLEDYLEEVFEDVEVSTVTPDPEEVAEYDRYLEAFERALPLERAATDLL; encoded by the coding sequence ATGACCACCGCACCCCTCGACCCCGCCAGCACCGTCCTGGGCATCGAGCTGGGCTCGACCCGCATCAAGGCGGTCCTCATCGACGGCGAGTGCGCCGTCGTGGCGACGGGCGGGTTCGAGTGGACCAACGAGCTGGTCGACGGCGTGTGGAGCTACTCGATGGAGGCCGTGCGCGACGGGCTGCGTGAGGCGGTGGCCGACCTCGCCGCCGACCTGGAGCGCAGGGGAGGCGGGACGCTGGCCACCGTCGCCGCCCTGGGCGTGTCGGGCATGATGCACGGCTACCTGCCCCTGGACGCCGAGGGCGGGCTGCTCACCCCCTTCCGGACCTGGCGCAACACCTTCACCCAGGACTCCGCCGCCGAGCTGACCCGGCTCCTGGGCCTCAACATCCCTCAGCGCTGGTCGGTGGCCCACCTCCACCACGCCGTGACCCGCGGCGAGGAGCACGTGGCCCGGATCGCGCGCCTGACCACCCTGTCGGGCTACGTCCACCACCTGCTCACCGGACGCCACGTCCTGGGAGTGGGAGAGGCCGCAGGGATGTTCCCCATCGGCGCGGACAACCGCTCCTTCGACCCCGAGCTCCTGCGCGCCTTCGACGAGGCTGTCGAGGCCCCCTGGTCCCTGGCGGACATCCTCCCGCAGGTCGCCGTCGCGGGGGAGGACGCGGGTGTCCTCACGGCCGAGGGCGCGGCTCTGCTCGACCCCTCGGGGGCGCTGCGCCCAGGCATCCCGCTGTGCCCGCCCGAGGGTGACGCGGGCACCGGCATGGTGGCCACCGGCGCCGTGGCCCCGCGCACCGGCAACGTCAGCCTGGGCACGAGCGCCTTCGCGATGGTCGTCCTGGAGGAGCCGATCCGCAGCCTGCACGAGGAGGTCGACCTCGTCGCCACCCCCGCGGGAGCCCCCGTGGTCATGGCCCACTCCAACAACTGCACCTCGGACCTCAACGCCTGGGTCTCCCTGTTCTCCGAGCTCGCCGCTGCGGTGGGCTCACAGGTCGACCGCGACGCCCTCTTCGAGGTCCTCCTCGGGGCGGCGGCCGACGGCGAGACCGGACCGGGCGGGGTCCTGGCCTACAACTTCGTCTCCGGGGAGCACCTGTTCTCCCTGCCCGAGGGCAGGCCGATGCTCGTGCGGCGCCCCGAGGGCGGCCTGACCCTGGCCAACCTCATGCGCGCCCACCTCTTCGCGGCCTTCGCCTCGATGAGCCACGGGCTCAAGGTCCTCAGGCGCACCGAGTCGGTGCCGATCGACTCGATGGTCGCCCACGGCGGGCTCCTGCGCACTCCCGAGGTGCCCCAGCGCGTCCTGGCCGCGGCCTTCGCCGCACCGGTGTCCGTGGGCGCCTCCGCCTCACAAGGGGGTGCCTGGGGGATGGCCCTCCTGGCCGCCTTCATGCTCCGGGGCGGGGACCGCAGCCTCGAGGACTACCTCGAGGAGGTCTTCGAGGACGTCGAGGTCTCGACCGTCACCCCCGACCCCGAGGAGGTCGCCGAGTACGACCGCTACCTCGAGGCCTTCGAGCGGGCCCTGCCGCTGGAGCGCGCCGCCACCGACCTCCTGTGA
- a CDS encoding xylulokinase, translating into MTLVAGVDSSTQSCKVVIRDAATGALLRQGRAGHPDGTEVHPDRWWAALGEAVDGAGGLDDVAALSVGGQQHGMVVLDADGQVIRPALLWNDTRSAAAARELVVELGGGDEAAGRRAWAQAVGSVPVASLTITKLRWLADHEPEAAARVAAVCLPHDWLTWRLSGAQGLETLATDRSDASGTGYFDPVAGAYRRDLLALALRRSRAEVEDIVLPRVAGPSEAVGRGARQVLGRDLSHLVLGPGCGDNAGAALGLGLRPGQTSVSLGTSGVVAAVSATPTHDASGLVAGFADATGAYLPLACTLNGARVLDAAKTVLGVGYEDLDRLALSAEPGAGGLVHVPYLEGERTPNLPEATGVLTGMTLGSLTAANYARAAVEGLLCLMGACLDAVRAQGVEVDGVSLVGGGARSAAVRALAPAVLSVGVEVPEPGEYVADGAAKQAAWVLVGGEEPPSWELAGVERLRAEPQPQVRAAYDAAAALVAGAQER; encoded by the coding sequence GTGACACTGGTCGCCGGCGTCGACTCCTCGACGCAGTCCTGCAAGGTCGTCATCCGCGACGCCGCCACCGGCGCCCTCCTGCGCCAGGGGCGGGCCGGTCACCCCGACGGCACCGAGGTCCACCCCGACCGCTGGTGGGCCGCCCTCGGTGAGGCGGTGGACGGGGCCGGTGGGCTCGACGACGTCGCCGCCCTGAGCGTGGGCGGTCAGCAGCACGGCATGGTCGTGCTCGACGCCGACGGGCAGGTCATCCGCCCGGCCCTGCTGTGGAATGACACCCGCAGCGCCGCAGCCGCCCGCGAGCTCGTCGTCGAGCTCGGGGGTGGTGACGAGGCGGCCGGCCGCAGGGCCTGGGCGCAGGCCGTGGGCAGCGTCCCGGTCGCCTCCCTGACGATCACGAAGCTGCGGTGGTTGGCCGACCACGAGCCCGAGGCGGCCGCGCGCGTCGCCGCCGTGTGCCTGCCGCACGACTGGCTCACCTGGAGGCTCTCGGGCGCCCAGGGGCTCGAGACCCTGGCGACTGACCGCTCCGACGCCTCGGGGACCGGGTACTTCGACCCGGTGGCCGGTGCCTACCGTCGTGACCTGCTCGCCCTGGCTCTGCGCCGCAGCCGGGCCGAGGTCGAGGACATCGTGCTGCCCCGCGTGGCCGGCCCGAGCGAGGCGGTGGGGCGCGGGGCGAGGCAGGTCCTCGGGCGGGACCTGTCCCACCTCGTGCTGGGCCCGGGCTGCGGGGACAACGCCGGGGCGGCGCTCGGGCTGGGGCTGCGTCCCGGGCAGACCAGCGTCTCCCTGGGGACCAGCGGGGTCGTCGCCGCGGTGTCGGCCACCCCGACCCACGACGCCTCCGGCCTGGTCGCCGGGTTCGCCGACGCCACCGGCGCCTACCTGCCCCTTGCCTGCACCCTCAACGGGGCGCGGGTGCTTGACGCCGCCAAGACGGTCCTCGGGGTGGGCTACGAGGACCTTGACCGCCTCGCGCTGTCGGCCGAGCCCGGCGCGGGCGGCCTCGTCCACGTCCCCTACCTCGAAGGGGAGCGCACCCCCAACCTTCCCGAGGCCACCGGGGTGCTCACCGGGATGACCCTGGGCTCGCTCACCGCCGCCAACTACGCGCGGGCCGCGGTCGAGGGCCTGCTGTGCCTCATGGGTGCGTGCCTCGACGCGGTGCGCGCCCAGGGCGTCGAGGTCGACGGGGTGTCCCTCGTGGGGGGCGGGGCCCGCTCGGCGGCCGTGCGCGCGCTGGCTCCTGCCGTCCTTAGCGTGGGCGTCGAGGTGCCCGAGCCAGGAGAGTACGTCGCCGATGGTGCCGCCAAGCAGGCGGCCTGGGTCCTGGTCGGCGGCGAGGAGCCCCCCTCCTGGGAGCTCGCCGGTGTCGAGCGGCTGCGGGCCGAGCCCCAGCCGCAGGTGCGTGCTGCCTACGACGCCGCCGCGGCGCTCGTGGCCGGGGCCCAGGAGCGTTGA
- the xylA gene encoding xylose isomerase: MVRTPTKEDRFSFGLWTVGWLAADPFGETTRRPLEPWGYVDRLAELGAWGVTFHDNDVFPFDATDAERDRIVERLSRACRDAGLTIEMVTTNTFTHPVFKDGGLTNNDRAIRRFGLRKILRNVDLAAELGATTFVMWGGREGAEYDSSKDLHAAFERYKEGLDTVAGYIKDKGYDLRIGLEPKPNEPRGDIFLPTVGHALALIAELDNGDVVGLNPEVGHEQMAGLNYTHGLAQALHAGKLFHIDLNGQKGIKYDQDLVFGHGDLLSAFFTVDLLVNGFPGGGPVYDGAVHFDYKPSRTDGMEGVWESAAANMDMFLRLADKARAFRADPAVEEAMRRSGVYELAEPTLAPGETVAELLADRSAYEDFDAQAAAERDYHYVDLHHKAVQHLIG; the protein is encoded by the coding sequence ATGGTTCGCACGCCCACCAAGGAAGACAGGTTCTCGTTCGGGCTGTGGACGGTCGGGTGGCTCGCGGCCGATCCCTTCGGTGAGACGACCCGCAGGCCGCTGGAACCCTGGGGCTACGTCGACAGGCTGGCGGAGCTGGGAGCCTGGGGGGTCACCTTCCACGACAACGACGTCTTCCCCTTCGACGCCACCGACGCTGAGCGCGACCGCATCGTCGAGCGGCTGTCCCGGGCGTGCCGGGACGCGGGGCTCACCATCGAGATGGTGACGACCAACACCTTCACCCACCCCGTGTTCAAGGACGGGGGGCTGACCAACAACGACCGCGCCATCCGCCGATTCGGCCTGCGCAAGATCCTGCGCAACGTGGACCTGGCCGCTGAGCTCGGCGCGACGACCTTCGTCATGTGGGGCGGGCGAGAGGGCGCTGAGTACGACTCCTCCAAGGACCTGCACGCTGCCTTCGAGCGTTACAAGGAGGGCCTGGACACGGTCGCCGGCTACATCAAGGACAAGGGGTACGACCTGCGCATCGGCCTGGAGCCTAAGCCCAACGAGCCCCGGGGCGACATCTTCCTGCCCACTGTCGGCCACGCCCTGGCGCTCATCGCCGAGCTCGACAACGGCGACGTCGTCGGCCTCAACCCCGAGGTCGGGCACGAGCAGATGGCCGGGCTCAACTACACCCACGGGCTGGCCCAGGCCCTGCACGCCGGCAAGCTCTTCCACATCGACCTCAACGGCCAGAAGGGCATCAAGTACGACCAGGACCTCGTCTTCGGCCACGGCGACCTGCTGTCGGCCTTCTTCACCGTCGACCTCCTCGTCAACGGCTTCCCCGGTGGCGGGCCCGTCTACGACGGCGCCGTCCACTTCGACTACAAGCCCTCGCGCACCGACGGCATGGAGGGGGTGTGGGAGTCGGCCGCCGCGAACATGGACATGTTCCTGCGCCTGGCTGACAAGGCCCGCGCCTTCCGCGCCGACCCGGCCGTCGAGGAGGCCATGCGTCGCTCGGGCGTCTACGAGCTGGCCGAGCCGACCCTGGCTCCCGGTGAGACGGTCGCGGAGCTCCTGGCCGACCGCTCTGCCTACGAGGACTTCGACGCGCAGGCCGCGGCGGAGCGCGACTACCACTACGTCGACCTGCACCACAAGGCCGTCCAGCACCTCATCGGCTGA
- a CDS encoding ROK family protein produces MSRSRRLPTPAQPTTRGAARLRPGAASARQSSLRASNLALLASHVFASARPVSRADVAAATGMTRSTASRLADELVASGVLAELEPVAGAGPGRPAVPLTPARGTFAALGMEVNVSRMTVRAVDLAGSVLGQRVVLDDFEASDPSVVLARLAGLAGEVLALEEVRRARTVGAALALPGLVSSDTLLRAPNLGWHELDPRPHLAAVLEPAGFGLRLGNEADFGALTVGRSRPAAAHASSSFIYLSGEIGVGASIVRDSRVMHGAHGFAGEIGHVQVDPQGPRCGCGNRGCLERYAGRRHILAEAGMPATAGPAQLVAAWEAGDPRAREAVSGAARALGVGLAAAINILDIPTVVLGGHLAPLAELLGPELAAEIDRRVLAAPWAAPQILTATADEGDGATGAAWSVLEEVVADPAAFAGSAESAG; encoded by the coding sequence GTGTCCCGATCACGCAGGCTCCCGACCCCTGCTCAGCCGACCACCCGCGGGGCGGCCCGCCTGCGGCCCGGAGCCGCCTCGGCCAGGCAGTCGAGCCTGCGAGCCTCCAACCTCGCTCTCCTGGCCAGCCACGTCTTCGCCTCGGCACGGCCCGTCTCGCGGGCCGACGTCGCCGCCGCCACGGGGATGACGCGCTCAACCGCCTCGCGCCTCGCTGACGAGCTCGTCGCCTCCGGCGTCCTGGCCGAGCTCGAGCCCGTGGCGGGCGCCGGCCCCGGCCGCCCCGCGGTCCCGCTCACCCCGGCCCGGGGGACCTTCGCCGCCCTGGGCATGGAGGTCAACGTCTCGCGCATGACCGTGCGCGCGGTCGACCTGGCCGGCTCGGTCCTGGGGCAGCGGGTGGTGCTCGACGACTTCGAGGCCTCCGATCCGTCCGTCGTGCTCGCACGGCTGGCCGGGCTCGCCGGTGAGGTCCTCGCGCTGGAGGAGGTGCGCAGGGCCCGGACCGTCGGCGCCGCCCTGGCCCTGCCCGGCCTCGTCTCGAGCGACACCCTCCTTCGCGCCCCGAACCTGGGCTGGCACGAGCTCGACCCGCGTCCGCACCTGGCCGCCGTCCTCGAGCCCGCGGGCTTCGGCCTGCGCCTGGGCAACGAGGCCGACTTCGGGGCCCTCACCGTCGGGCGGAGCCGACCGGCCGCGGCCCACGCCTCGTCGTCCTTCATCTACCTCTCCGGGGAGATCGGCGTGGGGGCCTCCATCGTGCGCGACTCGCGGGTCATGCACGGAGCCCACGGCTTCGCCGGGGAGATCGGGCACGTCCAGGTCGACCCGCAGGGCCCGCGGTGCGGCTGCGGCAACCGCGGCTGCCTCGAGCGCTACGCAGGACGACGGCACATCCTGGCGGAGGCCGGCATGCCTGCGACCGCCGGCCCCGCCCAGCTCGTCGCCGCCTGGGAGGCAGGCGACCCGCGTGCCCGCGAGGCCGTCTCCGGAGCCGCTCGGGCCCTGGGCGTCGGCCTGGCGGCCGCCATCAACATCCTCGACATCCCGACCGTCGTCCTGGGCGGGCACCTCGCCCCTCTCGCCGAGCTGCTCGGCCCCGAGCTCGCCGCCGAGATCGACCGCCGTGTCCTGGCAGCCCCCTGGGCCGCCCCTCAGATCCTCACCGCCACGGCTGACGAGGGCGACGGCGCGACCGGGGCGGCGTGGTCTGTCCTGGAGGAGGTCGTGGCCGATCCTGCGGCCTTCGCCGGATCAGCTGAGTCAGCGG